In Cicer arietinum cultivar CDC Frontier isolate Library 1 chromosome 1, Cicar.CDCFrontier_v2.0, whole genome shotgun sequence, one DNA window encodes the following:
- the LOC101490197 gene encoding probable protein phosphatase 2C 13, translated as MVLETEIIYQQSIPVLDVKYHLCVAQEHGVKVEVSASNAVPVFSKVRVSSESISTETSLFESTETCSEMSTDSILENPVSRFTPNIRSGSCADIGPRGSMDDEHIQIDDLAAHLGFVFEYPIPSAFYAVFDGHGGPDAAVFVKDNAMKLFFEDATMLQSYDTDALLLKRLEDSHRKAFLGADLALADEQSISSSCGTTALTALILGRHLLVANAGDCRAVLCKRGVAVDLSQDHRPSYLPERKRVEELGGFIDDGYLNGYLSVTRALGDWDLKLPVGSVSPLSAEPDVQVVTLTEEDEFLIIGCDGIWDVMSSQDAVSFVRRGIRRHDDPQQCARELVKEALRLHTTDNLTVIVICLSPVESIVESCPPHRRRFRPCSLSDEARNKLRSLLESN; from the exons ATGGTGTTGGAAACGGAAATCATTTATCAACAAAGCATTCCCGTATTGGATGTTAAGTATCATCTTTGTGTTGCACAAGAACACGGTGTTAAGGTTGAGGTATCAGCATCTAATGCTGTTCCGGTTTTTAGCAAAGTCAGGGTTTCCTCTGAATCCATTTCAACCGAAACGTCTCTCTTTGAATCG ACTGAGACTTGCTCGGAGATGAGTACAGATTCTATTTTAGAGAATCCTGTTTCAAGGTTTACACCGAACATTCGTTCTGGTAGCTGTGCTGATATTGGACCCAGGGGATCAATGGATGATGAACACATTCAAATAGATGATCTAGCTGCCCACCTTGGATTTGTGTTTGAATACCCTATACCTAGTGCTTTTTATGCAGTTTTTGATGGGCATGGAGGGCCTGATGCAGCTGTTTTTGTTAAGGACAATgctatgaaattattttttgaagatGCTACTATGCTGCAATCATATGACACTGATGCACTTTTGCTGAAGAGGTTGGAAGATTCTCATCGGAAAGCTTTTCTAGGTGCTGACCTTGCATTGGCTGATGAACAGAGTATTAGTAGTTCTTGTGGAACAACAGCACTGACTGCCCTTATACTTGGAAGACATTTACTGGTTGCTAATGCTGGCGATTGCCGAGCAGTTCTTTGTAAGCGAGGAGTAGCTGTTGACCTGTCTCAAGACCACAGACCAAGTTATTTACCAGAGCGCAAGAGAGTGGAAGAGTTGGGTGGTTTTATTGATGATGGATATCTCAATGGTTATCTTTCTGTCACTCGTGCCTTAGGCGATTGGGACTTAAAATTACCAGTTGGTTCTGTTTCACCTCTTAGTGCTGAGCCAGATGTTCAGGTAGTCACATTGACTGAGGAAGACGAGTTCTTGATCATTGGGTGTGATGGGATTTGGGATGTAATGTCAAGCCAGGATGCAGTTAGTTTTGTTCGTCGTGGAATAAGAAGGCACGATGACCCACAACAATGTGCTAGAGAGCTAGTCAAAGAAGCATTGCGCCTACACACAACAGATAATCTTACCGTAATTGTTATATGCTTGTCTCCCGTCGAAAGCATTGTTGAATCCTGTCCACCCCACAGGCGAAGATTCCGGCCTTGCTCTCTGTCTGACGAGGCTCGAAACAAATTGAGGAGCTTGCTAGAAAGTAACTGA
- the LOC101490519 gene encoding small ribosomal subunit protein bS1c — protein sequence MAMASVSHQLSVVKWTPLLWKPTHSQKQRRGVLPIVCSIAISSAQNKERAKLKEIFEDAYERCRTAPMEGVAFTLDQFTEALEKYDFESEVGTKVRGTVYGMDSSGAFVDITSKSTAYLPLREASIRRIKHVEDAGLIPGVKEEFVIIGQNEIDDGLILSLRSIQYDLAWERCRQLQAEDAVVKGKIIDANKGGVVAEVEGLKGFVPFSQMSTKSPGEEILEMEIPLKFVEVDEEQSRLILSHRKAVAGIQGQLGIGSVVAGTVQSLKPYGAFVDIGGISGLLHVSQISHDRISDIATVLQPGDILKVMILSHDRERGRVSLSTKKLEPTPGDMIRNPKLVFEKAEEMAQTFRQRIAQAEAMARADMLRFQPESGLTLSSDGILGPLSSDLPPEGLDLSEIPPAED from the exons ATGGCCATGGCATCTGTGTCTCACCAACTCAGTGTCGTAAAGTGGACCCCACTTCTATGGAAACCAACACACTCACAGAAACAAAGGCGCGGTGTTCTTCCTATTGTCTGTTCCATTGCAATTTCAAGCGCTCAGAACAAAGAGAGAGCAAAGCTTAAAGAAATCTTCGAAGATGCTTATGAGAGGTGCCGCACTGCTCCAATGGAAGGTGTTGCGTTCACCCTTGACCAATTCACTGAAGCTCTTGAAAAGTATGATTTTGAGTCTGAAGTTGGAACTAAg GTTAGAGGCACTGTGTATGGCATGGATTCTAGTGGAGCTTTTGTTGACATTACCTCAAAGTCTACTGCTTACTTGCCGCTGCGAGAGGCATCCATCCGCAGAATTAAGCATGTAGAAGATGCAGGCCTAATTCCCGGCGTGAAAGAGGAATTTGTAATCATTGGTCAAAATGAAATTGATGATGGCTTGATCTTGAGCTTAAGATCTATTCAGTATGACCTTGCATGGGAAAGATGTCGGCAACTTCAGGCAGAAGATGCTGTTGTCAAGGGTAAG ATTATTGATGCAAATAAAGGTGGTGTGGTGGCTGAAGTGGAAGGCCTTAAGGGGTTTGTTCCATTCTCACAGATGTCAACG AAATCACCGGGAGAAGAGATTCTTGAGATGGAGATTCCTCTAAAGTTTGTGGAGGTGGACGAGGAACAGTCCAGGCTTATCCTTAGCCACCGCAAAGCCGTGGCCGGCATCCAAGGACAACTAGGAATTGGATCAGTTGTTGCAGGCACTGTGCAAAGTCTGAAACCATACGGTGCCTTTGTTGACATTGGTGGAATCAGTGGCCTTCTTCATGTCAGTCAAATCAGTCATGATCGTATATCTGATATTGCGACTGTTCTTCAACCTGGTGATATTCTGAAG GTTATGATCTTAAGTCATGATCGCGAGAGAGGCCGTGTAAGTCTTTCCACCAAGAAGTTGGAACCTACACCTGGTGACATGATTCGTAATCCAAAGCTTGTCTTCGAGAAG GCTGAGGAGATGGCTCAGACATTCAGACAGAGAATAGCGCAAGCCGAAGCCATGGCTCGTGCTGATATGCTGAGGTTCCAGCCAGAG AGTGGATTAACTCTCAGCAGTGATGGGATCTTAGGACCACTTTCTTCAGATTTGCCTCCAGAGGGACTGGATCTGAGTGAGATACCACCAGCTGAAGATTAA
- the LOC101490843 gene encoding uncharacterized protein isoform X1, with product MVKVRMNTADVAAEVKCLRRLIGMRCSNVYDLTPKTYVFKLMNSSGMTESGESEKVLLLMESGVRLHTTVYMRDKSNTPSGFTLKLRKHIRTRRLEDVRQLGYDRIVLFQFGLGDNANYVILELYAQGNIILTDSSFTVMTLLRSHRDDDKGLAIMSRHRYPMESCRVFERTTTTKLQTALTSSKEDINDEAVQANGNGTDLSYVEKDKQGSRKGGKSFATLKIVLGEALGYGPALSEHIILDAGLIPNEKVPKDKTWDDATVQALLQAVGKFEDWMQNIISGEIVPEGYILMQNKNLGKDSSVSQLESVRQIYDEFCPILLNQFKSRDHTKFETFDLALDEFYSKIESQRSEQQHKAKENSALQKLSKIRNDQENRVHTLRKEADHCVKMAELIEYNLEDVDAAILAVRVSLAKGMSWDDLARMVKEEKKAGNPVAGLIDKLHLERNCMTLLLSNNLDEMDDDEKTLPADKVEVDLALSAHANARRWYELKKKQESKQEKTITAHEKAFKAAERKTRLQLSQEKTVASISHMRKVHWFEKFNWFISSENYLVISGRDAQQNEMIVKRYMSKGDLYVHAELHGASSTVIKNHKPLQPVPPLTLNQAGCFTVCHSQAWDSKIVTSAWWVYPHQVSKTAPTGEYLTVGSFMIRGKKNFLPPSPLIMGFGLLFRLDESSLGSHLNERRVRGEEEAIDDVVETGPVEEQSDSASENDVTDEKSAADSERNGNLSADSAIPLSEDFLANSSPTSLATINDKTAVSDDFSAKDTSIIDMLDSEKLSDIGENGLASVSPQLEELIDRALGLGSVAKSNKSYEAENTRVDSSSEHHIEPSKPAVRDKPYVSKAERRKLKNEQKHGEAYPSVEHGKDESKIKDISGNLHAKDAQNLKTGGGQKLSRGQKGKLKKIKEKYADQDEEERSIRMTLLASSGKPIKKEETLSGNEPSDKGKKSDSGPVDAPKICYKCKKVGHLSRDCKEQSTDLLQSHAVSEAEENPNMSASNISLEDRVAMEEDDINEIGEEEKEKLNDVDYLTGNPLANDILLYAVPVCGPYNAVQSYKYRVKIIPGPVKKGKAAKTAMNLFSHMSEATNREKELMKACTDPELVASIVGNVKITAAGLTQLKQKQKKGKKSAKQQS from the exons ATGGTGAAGGTGCGTATGAACACGGCCGATGTTGCCGCCGAAGTCAAATGCCTACGACGCTTAATCGGAATGCGATGCTCCAATGTCTATGATCTCACTCCCAAG ACGTACGTTTTCAAGCTTATGAACAGCAGTGGAATGACTGAATCCGGTGAGAGCGAGAAAGTTCTGTTACTCATGGAAAGTGGTGTTAGATTGCACACTACTGTGTATATGCG TGACAAAAGCAATACTCCTTCTGGTTTTACGCTCAAATTGAGGAAACATATTAGGACTAGAAGGCTCGAGGATGTGCGACAACTTGGGTATGATCGG ATTGTTCTCTTTCAATTTGGACTGGGGGATAATGCAAATTATGTTATATTAGAGTTATATGCTCAAGGCAACATCATCCTCACAGATTCTAGTTTTACTGTCATGACTCTACTTCGATCCCACAG GGATGATGATAAGGGGCTTGCAATCATGTCACGGCATCGTTATCCTATGGAAAGTTGTCGAGTTTTTGAGCGAACTACTACAACAAAGCTGCAGACAGCCCTAACGTCTTCCAAGGAAGATATCAATGATGAGGCTGTTCAGGCCAATGGAAATGGAACTGATCTTTCTTATGTAGAGAAAGATAAGCAAGGATCCCGAAAAGGTGGGAAGTCATTTGCCACTTTGAAAATTGTCCTTGGGGAGGCACTCGGTTATGGACCTGCACTTTCTGAGCATATAATATTAGATGCTGGTTTAATCCCCAATGAGAAAGTACCCAAAGATAAAACGTGGGATGATGCTACTGTTCAGGCTTTGCTCCAAGCTGTTGGAAAGTTTGAAGATTGGATGCAAAATATCATTTCAGGCGAAATCGTTCCAGAAGGATACATTTTGATGCAAAACAAAAATTTGGGGAAGGATTCTTCTGTATCTCAACTAGAAAGTGTTAGACAG ATCTATGATGAGTTCTGCCCCATCCTACTTAACCAGTTTAAGTCAAGGGATCATACAAAGTTTGAGACATTTGATTTAGCTTTGGATGAATTCTACAGCAAAATTGAGAGTCAAAGGTCTGAACAACAGCACAAAGCTAAAGAGAACTCAGCTCTTCAGAAACTTAGTAAGATACGCAATGATCAG GAGAATCGAGTGCACACTTTGAGGAAAGAAGCTGATCACTGTGTTAAAATGGCTGAATTGATAGAATACAACTTAGAAGATGTGGATGCTGCTATATTAGCTGTTCGTGTATCTCTTGCTAAAGGTATGAGTTGGGATGACCTTGCTCGGATGGTgaaggaagaaaagaaagctGGAAACCCTGTAGCTGGTCTTATCGACAAGCTCCATCTTGAAAGGAATTGCATGACTTTACTGTTAAGCAACAATCTCGACGAAATGGATGATGATGAGAAGACACTCCCTGCAGATAAG GTTGAAGTTGATTTAGCTCTCTCAGCACATGCCAATGCTCGGAGGTGGTATGAACTGAAGAAGAAACAGGAGAGCAAACAGGAAAAGACGATAACTGCCCATGAAAAGGCTTTTAAAGCTGCAGAGAGAAAGACTCGCCTACAGCTTAGTCAG GAAAAAACTGTTGCTTCAATTTCGCATATGCGCAAAGTTCACTGGTTTGAGAAATTTAATTGGTTCATTAGCAGTGAGAATTATTTGGTTATCAGTGGACGTGATGCCCAGCAAAATGAGATGATAGTAAAGCGTTATATGTCAAAAGGCGATCT GTATGTGCATGCCGAGCTGCATGGAGCTTCTAGTACAGTTATCAAGAATCACAAACCTTTGCAGCCAGTTCCACCGCTTACCCTAAACCAAGCAGGATGTTTCACA GTCTGCCATAGCCAGGCATGGGATTCGAAAATTGTTACTAGTGCCTGGTGGGTTTATCCTCATCAGGTTAGTAAAACTGCTCCTACTGGTGAATATCTGACAGTAGGGAGTTTCATGATACGGGGAAAGAAAAATTTTCTTCCACCAAGCCCTCTTATCATGGGTTTTGGCCTGCTATTTCGCTTGGATGAGAGTTCATTGGGATCACATTTAAATGAAAGGAGAGTAAGAGGAGAGGAGGAAGCAATAGATGATGTTGTAGAAACTGGCCCTGTTGAAGAGCAATCTGATTCAGCGTCCGAGAACGATGTTACAGATGAAAAATCTGCTGCAGATTCTGAAAGGAATGGTAATCTATCTGCAGATTCAGCCATACCCCTATCAGAAGACTTTCTTGCAAACTCATCTCCAACTAGTTTGGCTACAATTAATGACAAAACTGCAGTTTCAGATGACTTTTCTGCAAAAGATACAAGTATAATCGATATGCTTGATAGTGAGAAATTATCTGACATTGGTGAAAATGGCTTAGCATCTGTCTCCCCTCAACTTGAGGAACTTATTGATCGAGCTCTGGGACTTGGATCTGTTGccaaatcaaataaaagttaTGAAGCTGAGAACACTCGGGTTGATTCAAGCAGTGAGCACCATATTGAACCAAGCAAACCTGCAGTAAGGGATAAACCATATGTATCAAAAGCTGAGAGGAGAAAGCTTAAAAATGAACAGAAACATGGAGAAGCCTATCCAAGTGTTGAACATGGAAAGGACGaatcaaaaataaaagatatttctGGTAATCTGCATGCAAAAGATGCTCAGAATTTGAAGACAGGTGGTGGTCAAAAGTTAAGCCGTGGACAGAAGGGAAAACTTAAGAAGATAAAGGAGAAGTATGCTGACCAAGACGAAGAAGAAAGGAGCATCCGAATGACATTATTGGCT TCTTCTGGAAAACCAATCAAGAAAGAAGAGACATTATCTGGAAATGAACCGTCGGACAAAGGGAAAAAATCTGACAGTG GTCCTGTAGATGCTCCCAAAATATGTTACAAGTGTAAGAAGGTAGGTCATTTATCTCGGGATTGTAAGGAGCAATCAACTGATCTGTTGCAAAGTCATGCTGTCAGTGAAGCTGAAGAAAATCCCAACATGAGTGCTTCAAACATTTCCTTAGAAGATAGAGTGGCAATGGAAGAAGATGATATTAATGAAATAGgagaagaagagaaagaaaaactaaatgATGTAGATTACTTGACAGGGAACCCACTCGCAAATGACATTCTCTTATATGCTGTTCCAGTATGTGGTCCATACAATGCAGTTCAGTCTTACAAGTATCGAGTGAAGATAATTCCTGGGCCTGTTAAGAAAGGAAAAG CTGCAAAAACTGCAATGAACTTATTCAGCCACATGTCAGAAGCAACAAATCGGGAGAAGGAGTTGATGAAAGCCTGTACAGATCCTGAATTAGTTGCTTCAATTGTTGGTAATGTGAAGATAACTGCAGCTGGTCTTACTCAATTAAAGCAAAAGCAAAAGAAAGGCAAGAAGAGTGCCAAACAACAGAGTTAG
- the LOC101490843 gene encoding uncharacterized protein isoform X2, producing MTLLRSHRDDDKGLAIMSRHRYPMESCRVFERTTTTKLQTALTSSKEDINDEAVQANGNGTDLSYVEKDKQGSRKGGKSFATLKIVLGEALGYGPALSEHIILDAGLIPNEKVPKDKTWDDATVQALLQAVGKFEDWMQNIISGEIVPEGYILMQNKNLGKDSSVSQLESVRQIYDEFCPILLNQFKSRDHTKFETFDLALDEFYSKIESQRSEQQHKAKENSALQKLSKIRNDQENRVHTLRKEADHCVKMAELIEYNLEDVDAAILAVRVSLAKGMSWDDLARMVKEEKKAGNPVAGLIDKLHLERNCMTLLLSNNLDEMDDDEKTLPADKVEVDLALSAHANARRWYELKKKQESKQEKTITAHEKAFKAAERKTRLQLSQEKTVASISHMRKVHWFEKFNWFISSENYLVISGRDAQQNEMIVKRYMSKGDLYVHAELHGASSTVIKNHKPLQPVPPLTLNQAGCFTVCHSQAWDSKIVTSAWWVYPHQVSKTAPTGEYLTVGSFMIRGKKNFLPPSPLIMGFGLLFRLDESSLGSHLNERRVRGEEEAIDDVVETGPVEEQSDSASENDVTDEKSAADSERNGNLSADSAIPLSEDFLANSSPTSLATINDKTAVSDDFSAKDTSIIDMLDSEKLSDIGENGLASVSPQLEELIDRALGLGSVAKSNKSYEAENTRVDSSSEHHIEPSKPAVRDKPYVSKAERRKLKNEQKHGEAYPSVEHGKDESKIKDISGNLHAKDAQNLKTGGGQKLSRGQKGKLKKIKEKYADQDEEERSIRMTLLASSGKPIKKEETLSGNEPSDKGKKSDSGPVDAPKICYKCKKVGHLSRDCKEQSTDLLQSHAVSEAEENPNMSASNISLEDRVAMEEDDINEIGEEEKEKLNDVDYLTGNPLANDILLYAVPVCGPYNAVQSYKYRVKIIPGPVKKGKAAKTAMNLFSHMSEATNREKELMKACTDPELVASIVGNVKITAAGLTQLKQKQKKGKKSAKQQS from the exons ATGACTCTACTTCGATCCCACAG GGATGATGATAAGGGGCTTGCAATCATGTCACGGCATCGTTATCCTATGGAAAGTTGTCGAGTTTTTGAGCGAACTACTACAACAAAGCTGCAGACAGCCCTAACGTCTTCCAAGGAAGATATCAATGATGAGGCTGTTCAGGCCAATGGAAATGGAACTGATCTTTCTTATGTAGAGAAAGATAAGCAAGGATCCCGAAAAGGTGGGAAGTCATTTGCCACTTTGAAAATTGTCCTTGGGGAGGCACTCGGTTATGGACCTGCACTTTCTGAGCATATAATATTAGATGCTGGTTTAATCCCCAATGAGAAAGTACCCAAAGATAAAACGTGGGATGATGCTACTGTTCAGGCTTTGCTCCAAGCTGTTGGAAAGTTTGAAGATTGGATGCAAAATATCATTTCAGGCGAAATCGTTCCAGAAGGATACATTTTGATGCAAAACAAAAATTTGGGGAAGGATTCTTCTGTATCTCAACTAGAAAGTGTTAGACAG ATCTATGATGAGTTCTGCCCCATCCTACTTAACCAGTTTAAGTCAAGGGATCATACAAAGTTTGAGACATTTGATTTAGCTTTGGATGAATTCTACAGCAAAATTGAGAGTCAAAGGTCTGAACAACAGCACAAAGCTAAAGAGAACTCAGCTCTTCAGAAACTTAGTAAGATACGCAATGATCAG GAGAATCGAGTGCACACTTTGAGGAAAGAAGCTGATCACTGTGTTAAAATGGCTGAATTGATAGAATACAACTTAGAAGATGTGGATGCTGCTATATTAGCTGTTCGTGTATCTCTTGCTAAAGGTATGAGTTGGGATGACCTTGCTCGGATGGTgaaggaagaaaagaaagctGGAAACCCTGTAGCTGGTCTTATCGACAAGCTCCATCTTGAAAGGAATTGCATGACTTTACTGTTAAGCAACAATCTCGACGAAATGGATGATGATGAGAAGACACTCCCTGCAGATAAG GTTGAAGTTGATTTAGCTCTCTCAGCACATGCCAATGCTCGGAGGTGGTATGAACTGAAGAAGAAACAGGAGAGCAAACAGGAAAAGACGATAACTGCCCATGAAAAGGCTTTTAAAGCTGCAGAGAGAAAGACTCGCCTACAGCTTAGTCAG GAAAAAACTGTTGCTTCAATTTCGCATATGCGCAAAGTTCACTGGTTTGAGAAATTTAATTGGTTCATTAGCAGTGAGAATTATTTGGTTATCAGTGGACGTGATGCCCAGCAAAATGAGATGATAGTAAAGCGTTATATGTCAAAAGGCGATCT GTATGTGCATGCCGAGCTGCATGGAGCTTCTAGTACAGTTATCAAGAATCACAAACCTTTGCAGCCAGTTCCACCGCTTACCCTAAACCAAGCAGGATGTTTCACA GTCTGCCATAGCCAGGCATGGGATTCGAAAATTGTTACTAGTGCCTGGTGGGTTTATCCTCATCAGGTTAGTAAAACTGCTCCTACTGGTGAATATCTGACAGTAGGGAGTTTCATGATACGGGGAAAGAAAAATTTTCTTCCACCAAGCCCTCTTATCATGGGTTTTGGCCTGCTATTTCGCTTGGATGAGAGTTCATTGGGATCACATTTAAATGAAAGGAGAGTAAGAGGAGAGGAGGAAGCAATAGATGATGTTGTAGAAACTGGCCCTGTTGAAGAGCAATCTGATTCAGCGTCCGAGAACGATGTTACAGATGAAAAATCTGCTGCAGATTCTGAAAGGAATGGTAATCTATCTGCAGATTCAGCCATACCCCTATCAGAAGACTTTCTTGCAAACTCATCTCCAACTAGTTTGGCTACAATTAATGACAAAACTGCAGTTTCAGATGACTTTTCTGCAAAAGATACAAGTATAATCGATATGCTTGATAGTGAGAAATTATCTGACATTGGTGAAAATGGCTTAGCATCTGTCTCCCCTCAACTTGAGGAACTTATTGATCGAGCTCTGGGACTTGGATCTGTTGccaaatcaaataaaagttaTGAAGCTGAGAACACTCGGGTTGATTCAAGCAGTGAGCACCATATTGAACCAAGCAAACCTGCAGTAAGGGATAAACCATATGTATCAAAAGCTGAGAGGAGAAAGCTTAAAAATGAACAGAAACATGGAGAAGCCTATCCAAGTGTTGAACATGGAAAGGACGaatcaaaaataaaagatatttctGGTAATCTGCATGCAAAAGATGCTCAGAATTTGAAGACAGGTGGTGGTCAAAAGTTAAGCCGTGGACAGAAGGGAAAACTTAAGAAGATAAAGGAGAAGTATGCTGACCAAGACGAAGAAGAAAGGAGCATCCGAATGACATTATTGGCT TCTTCTGGAAAACCAATCAAGAAAGAAGAGACATTATCTGGAAATGAACCGTCGGACAAAGGGAAAAAATCTGACAGTG GTCCTGTAGATGCTCCCAAAATATGTTACAAGTGTAAGAAGGTAGGTCATTTATCTCGGGATTGTAAGGAGCAATCAACTGATCTGTTGCAAAGTCATGCTGTCAGTGAAGCTGAAGAAAATCCCAACATGAGTGCTTCAAACATTTCCTTAGAAGATAGAGTGGCAATGGAAGAAGATGATATTAATGAAATAGgagaagaagagaaagaaaaactaaatgATGTAGATTACTTGACAGGGAACCCACTCGCAAATGACATTCTCTTATATGCTGTTCCAGTATGTGGTCCATACAATGCAGTTCAGTCTTACAAGTATCGAGTGAAGATAATTCCTGGGCCTGTTAAGAAAGGAAAAG CTGCAAAAACTGCAATGAACTTATTCAGCCACATGTCAGAAGCAACAAATCGGGAGAAGGAGTTGATGAAAGCCTGTACAGATCCTGAATTAGTTGCTTCAATTGTTGGTAATGTGAAGATAACTGCAGCTGGTCTTACTCAATTAAAGCAAAAGCAAAAGAAAGGCAAGAAGAGTGCCAAACAACAGAGTTAG